A single Anatilimnocola floriformis DNA region contains:
- a CDS encoding DUF1501 domain-containing protein, producing the protein MLRLLADGQTFCDGHSRREAMRVGGLALAGLSMAGVAQSRAAVEKTNSTSASFGKAKSVIVFGLIGGPPQHETFDPKPDAPTEIRGEFGVIPTKTPGLQFGELLPQTAQWSEKMAILRAVVTGDSAHSSSGYQMLTGVPHVPLNAESATPKAPNHWPSLGALVRTQLDRAGHLPAAVTLPEHIWNDGNFPWPGQDAGWLGRQRHPWLLHCDPSAADFSVPGLALPEGMPAVRLSERRNLLEQMNGGLDSLARSRQVDGYGTHARKAIDLLTSSSARSAFEISQESDKTRDRYGRSRFAQSVLLARRLVEAGVSLVQVNWTRIKDQPNQGGWDTHAKHNESCKKLLMPIADQCFSALLADLQERGLLDETLVVWFGEFGRTPKFNANGGRDHWGRCFSLALAGGGIKGGVVHGVSDKQAADPVEGIVRAADLHATIFHCLGLSPETQFHDVVGRPLPLTRGHVIAPIVS; encoded by the coding sequence ATGCTCCGCCTCCTTGCCGACGGACAGACGTTTTGTGATGGTCATTCGCGCCGCGAAGCCATGCGCGTTGGTGGTTTGGCACTGGCCGGTTTATCGATGGCTGGAGTTGCACAGTCGCGGGCTGCGGTGGAAAAAACCAACAGCACTTCGGCTTCGTTCGGCAAAGCGAAATCCGTCATCGTCTTCGGCTTGATCGGTGGGCCGCCGCAGCATGAGACGTTTGATCCCAAGCCGGATGCGCCAACCGAGATTCGGGGCGAGTTCGGCGTGATCCCGACGAAGACGCCCGGTTTGCAATTTGGCGAATTGCTACCGCAGACGGCGCAGTGGTCCGAAAAGATGGCGATCCTGAGGGCCGTCGTGACTGGAGACAGCGCGCATTCGAGCAGTGGCTATCAGATGTTGACCGGCGTGCCGCACGTGCCGCTGAATGCCGAGAGTGCCACGCCGAAAGCGCCGAACCATTGGCCGTCGCTCGGCGCGCTCGTCCGCACGCAACTCGATCGCGCCGGCCATTTGCCGGCCGCAGTCACCTTGCCCGAACACATTTGGAACGACGGCAACTTTCCCTGGCCCGGTCAAGACGCCGGTTGGCTCGGTCGGCAACGGCATCCGTGGTTGCTGCACTGCGATCCTTCGGCGGCCGATTTTTCGGTGCCCGGTCTCGCACTGCCCGAAGGAATGCCAGCCGTCAGGTTGTCGGAACGGAGGAATCTGCTCGAACAAATGAACGGCGGCCTCGATTCGCTGGCTCGCTCACGACAAGTCGATGGCTATGGCACGCACGCCCGCAAAGCCATCGATTTGCTGACGAGTTCGTCGGCCCGTTCGGCGTTCGAGATTTCGCAGGAGAGCGATAAGACGCGCGATCGCTATGGCCGGAGTCGCTTTGCCCAAAGTGTCCTCCTCGCGCGACGGCTGGTCGAAGCCGGCGTGTCATTGGTGCAGGTCAACTGGACGCGGATCAAAGACCAGCCGAATCAAGGAGGCTGGGACACGCACGCCAAGCACAATGAGTCGTGCAAAAAGCTCCTCATGCCGATCGCCGATCAATGTTTCTCGGCGCTGCTCGCCGATCTGCAAGAACGAGGTCTGCTCGACGAAACACTGGTGGTGTGGTTCGGCGAGTTCGGCCGCACACCGAAGTTCAACGCCAACGGCGGCCGCGATCACTGGGGCCGTTGTTTTTCACTGGCGCTGGCCGGCGGCGGAATAAAAGGTGGCGTGGTGCACGGCGTGAGTGACAAACAGGCGGCAGATCCCGTCGAAGGAATAGTGCGCGCGGCAGACCTGCACGCCACCATTTTTCATTGCCTGGGCTTATCGCCCGAAACACAATTTCACGACGTCGTCGGTCGGCCGTTGCCGCTCACGCGCGGCCACGTGATTGCGCCGATTGTTTCCTGA
- a CDS encoding HEAT repeat domain-containing protein, with protein sequence MLSDPAWEVRELICETLHSSPLANCEDRLLELAQRDDSFVVRGRAAKALARCSRVRAIPVLLAMMESDHEVDSDPDVLIPPPSSVAASALDELLHTNWVETRLPGGTATFPPGIIDLDRLKEQAILELDRLRRLER encoded by the coding sequence ATGTTGTCCGATCCGGCGTGGGAAGTTCGCGAACTGATTTGCGAGACTCTACATAGCTCACCATTGGCCAACTGCGAAGATCGCCTGCTGGAACTCGCACAACGCGACGACAGTTTCGTTGTTCGCGGCCGAGCCGCGAAAGCCCTCGCCCGTTGTTCACGCGTACGAGCGATTCCGGTGCTCTTGGCGATGATGGAGTCGGACCATGAAGTCGACAGCGATCCCGACGTGCTCATCCCGCCTCCCAGCAGCGTCGCAGCGTCGGCACTCGATGAACTGCTCCATACGAACTGGGTTGAAACTCGCTTGCCAGGAGGAACTGCCACATTTCCACCTGGAATAATCGACCTCGACCGTCTCAAGGAGCAAGCGATTTTGGAACTAGATCGCCTCCGTCGACTCGAGCGATAG
- a CDS encoding cation:proton antiporter, with protein sequence MPFLDSISTFGNAFLLAAADAVPVVADAAHEAAAHGGHLELIITLTVGLAAALLMGYITQRLGLSPIVGYLLAGILVGPYTPGIEANAALAQEMAEIGVILLMFGVGLHFHFKELLAVRRVAVPGAIGQSVIATLLGMLVGWLLGWDVASGIVFGLAISVASTVVLLRVLSDNNDLHTPTGHIAVGWLVVEDLFTVLVLVLMPVLFGPNKGSLATISTAVALAVVKIALLVAFVIFVGGRFVPWFLARIARTRSRELFTLTVLVIALGIAVGAAKIFDVSMALGAFLAGMVVGRSEFSSRAASEALPMRDAFAVLFFVSVGMLFNPHYLMSTPVLIAATLGIVLIGKPLAALVIVIVLRYPLRVALSVAVALAQIGEFSFILANVGMGLKVLSGEQFNALIAAAIVSISINPILYRLVDWFENHAKKSPLLWSWLNARSKMSLVSSPDDEEEEADIKKHSRAVVVGYGPVGRTLVRLLTENGIDPTIIELNLETVRSLREEGISAVYGDSTHKETQLEAGMNEARVLILSASGLNNSQEVIRVAHECNPAIRVFARATYLREIPSLTKAGADVVFTGEGEVAMTMTEFILRQLGASGEQIDRERDRIRNELFGSPAALEILLPPVAKTTTAMPILEPPKD encoded by the coding sequence ATGCCTTTTTTAGACTCCATTTCGACCTTCGGAAATGCCTTCCTGCTGGCCGCGGCTGATGCTGTGCCAGTCGTGGCCGACGCCGCCCATGAAGCTGCCGCGCATGGCGGGCATTTGGAACTCATCATCACGCTGACGGTCGGCTTGGCAGCGGCCCTGTTGATGGGCTACATCACGCAGCGACTCGGCTTGTCGCCCATCGTGGGCTATTTGCTCGCGGGCATTTTGGTCGGCCCATATACGCCCGGCATCGAAGCCAACGCCGCGCTCGCGCAAGAGATGGCCGAAATCGGCGTGATCTTGCTGATGTTTGGCGTGGGTTTGCATTTTCATTTCAAGGAACTGCTAGCCGTGCGGCGCGTTGCCGTGCCGGGCGCGATTGGCCAGAGCGTCATTGCAACGCTGCTCGGCATGCTCGTCGGCTGGTTGCTCGGCTGGGATGTCGCGTCGGGAATCGTCTTCGGTCTCGCGATCTCTGTAGCGAGCACGGTGGTGCTGCTGCGCGTCCTCTCGGATAACAACGATCTGCATACGCCGACCGGGCACATCGCCGTCGGTTGGCTGGTGGTCGAAGATTTGTTCACCGTGCTGGTGCTCGTGCTCATGCCAGTGCTGTTTGGGCCGAACAAAGGTTCGCTGGCAACCATCTCGACCGCCGTGGCCTTGGCCGTGGTGAAGATCGCCCTGCTGGTGGCCTTCGTGATTTTCGTCGGCGGTCGTTTCGTACCGTGGTTCCTTGCTCGGATTGCGCGGACTCGTTCGCGCGAACTCTTCACGCTCACGGTACTCGTGATCGCTCTCGGCATCGCCGTTGGCGCCGCAAAAATTTTCGATGTGTCGATGGCCCTTGGTGCGTTTCTCGCCGGCATGGTCGTCGGCCGGAGCGAGTTCAGCTCGCGGGCGGCTTCCGAAGCGTTGCCGATGCGTGATGCCTTCGCGGTGCTCTTCTTTGTTTCCGTCGGCATGCTGTTCAATCCGCATTACCTGATGTCGACGCCCGTGCTGATCGCGGCGACGCTCGGCATCGTACTCATCGGCAAACCGCTGGCCGCGCTGGTGATTGTGATTGTGCTTCGCTATCCGCTCCGCGTCGCGCTGTCGGTCGCCGTGGCCCTGGCGCAGATCGGCGAATTTTCGTTCATCCTGGCCAACGTTGGCATGGGACTAAAGGTGTTGTCGGGTGAGCAATTCAACGCACTTATCGCCGCGGCCATCGTTTCGATCAGCATCAACCCAATTCTCTATCGTCTGGTCGATTGGTTCGAGAATCACGCGAAGAAATCACCGCTCCTGTGGAGCTGGCTCAACGCGCGTTCGAAGATGTCGCTCGTCAGTTCGCCTGACGACGAGGAAGAAGAAGCGGATATCAAAAAGCACAGCCGGGCCGTGGTCGTGGGTTATGGCCCGGTCGGTCGCACGCTTGTTCGTCTGCTCACCGAAAACGGTATCGATCCGACGATTATCGAGCTCAATCTCGAGACGGTTCGTTCGCTGCGCGAAGAAGGAATCAGCGCGGTCTATGGCGATTCGACGCACAAAGAAACGCAACTCGAAGCCGGCATGAATGAAGCCCGCGTCCTCATCCTCAGTGCGTCGGGTCTCAACAACAGTCAGGAAGTGATTCGCGTCGCGCACGAATGCAACCCGGCAATTCGCGTCTTCGCCCGCGCGACTTACCTGCGCGAGATTCCCTCCTTGACCAAAGCCGGCGCCGACGTGGTGTTTACCGGCGAAGGTGAAGTGGCCATGACGATGACGGAGTTCATCCTCCGTCAGCTTGGCGCCAGCGGCGAACAGATCGATCGCGAGCGCGACCGCATCCGCAACGAACTCTTCGGCAGCCCGGCGGCACTAGAGATCCTGCTGCCGCCCGTGGCGAAGACAACTACCGCGATGCCCATCCTCGAGCCACCCAAGGACTAG
- a CDS encoding OB-fold putative lipoprotein, producing the protein MSQVGVRNLLLLAGLGVALAVGCGKSKPAPVNPPPAMPTNGPEPGVASPPMTPPVKPTSAAATPIAYTLEPITIGSEVAPDAAHQQMVAHYGHNRVVRIVLNFTDGAAPPQTSDWLRGLLHFFAVPGIQQSSHISQQGETATATIGPVRDVGLLHAFPSRSPAEFNLDRESRTLSGKLPMAYIPPADGSPEETAELAKRAETLSTSKDFQTKLDANHRLKDFRTPAGAATFVTLMLDRMRNDKSDWIDYLPSLRNFGPHAEGFLLDWLPEGKEKGVLNKAYVIGQLAEFGGPASVEQLPKMTSLSPEEAAAAQEVIAQIKERRQVALAKENQARLDEDTSPPAALSRDTSLTITASKLRDSLQANREETVQKYDGKLVEITGDLKSLGYGWEENGQPKLELATNSDSIPAKLKVQHFPKTLAPGMRVTIKGKLAAQMFLELKDAEVLKVDGPPPTEVTAEAFGAEHGDPAKLTQTNQELSGKWMVLTGKILEVQGSGNFAILETGTEPKAYVALNLSQTLKKQLRVGQTLVTLVKFSRNNGRYLSFEDGVLCAALPEVQPVKIAPPRKTPSAVPPVPAAYTLEPITIGPEVAVDDAWEKMVAHYGNNRVGQVVLHFNDGPAPPQTADWLRGIAPFLATPGLKQSSYVNLQDNTATLIVGPVRDMRSKFGILFIWDPPGRRQFDSKTRTWNWEELPTSFIPPPPGSPEEKDALAKIAETLSTSMNFDARVKARRRLENFRSPAAAATYCTLMIDALGEEKEGAFQYLYELKAMGPQGERCVLDWLPAGEEKGKLQKASIIAELGEFGDAATAELLPKLTTLPPEALEAAQAAIAKIEKRQQVALATEARARQDDENPHPPAITKDVSLTINARTLREALDSNWKDIFDKYNGRIVEVSGELERVDYDYRTAEPTLNFRTNTDIPISARLPGKHHLKTVAPGMRVTIKGKAVQGESYLYLKESDVVKSEEPPPPVMTAEALGSFFADPNQRAERNKKYADKWVVITGKVLNAKGPFTILETGTRANAQLSWSLADELRKDLKEGQTLTVLGQFRQHTGRQLIVENCVLCAAPQDP; encoded by the coding sequence ATGTCGCAAGTAGGCGTGCGAAACCTATTGTTGTTGGCTGGGCTGGGCGTAGCGCTCGCCGTGGGTTGCGGCAAATCAAAGCCTGCTCCCGTGAATCCGCCACCGGCAATGCCGACAAACGGTCCGGAGCCGGGCGTTGCCAGTCCGCCGATGACGCCGCCGGTCAAACCCACGTCGGCTGCTGCAACACCCATTGCTTACACGCTTGAGCCGATCACGATTGGGTCTGAAGTAGCGCCCGATGCCGCGCACCAACAGATGGTCGCTCACTATGGCCACAATCGAGTGGTGCGCATTGTGCTCAACTTCACCGATGGTGCTGCGCCGCCGCAAACCAGCGATTGGTTACGTGGGTTGCTGCATTTCTTTGCGGTGCCCGGCATTCAGCAATCGTCGCACATCAGTCAGCAAGGCGAGACGGCCACGGCGACTATCGGGCCCGTGCGCGACGTCGGTTTGTTGCACGCGTTCCCTTCAAGAAGCCCCGCCGAGTTTAATCTCGACCGTGAATCGCGCACGCTCAGCGGCAAATTGCCGATGGCCTACATTCCGCCTGCCGACGGCAGTCCGGAGGAAACGGCCGAGTTGGCCAAGCGCGCGGAAACATTATCCACGAGCAAGGATTTCCAAACGAAGCTTGATGCCAACCACCGCTTGAAAGATTTTCGCACGCCGGCGGGAGCTGCTACCTTCGTCACATTGATGCTCGACCGCATGCGCAACGATAAGTCGGACTGGATCGATTACCTGCCGAGCTTGAGAAACTTTGGACCGCACGCGGAAGGCTTTCTCTTGGATTGGCTGCCCGAAGGAAAAGAAAAAGGTGTGCTCAACAAAGCGTATGTGATTGGGCAACTCGCCGAGTTCGGCGGCCCGGCCTCGGTCGAGCAACTGCCAAAGATGACATCGCTTTCGCCCGAAGAAGCGGCAGCAGCGCAAGAAGTGATCGCGCAGATCAAAGAGCGACGACAAGTGGCTTTGGCGAAGGAAAATCAAGCCCGCCTCGACGAAGACACTTCGCCTCCGGCTGCGCTCTCGCGAGACACATCGTTGACGATCACCGCGAGCAAGCTGAGGGACTCCCTGCAAGCGAATCGGGAGGAGACCGTTCAGAAATACGATGGCAAGCTCGTCGAGATCACGGGTGATTTGAAGAGCTTGGGCTATGGATGGGAGGAGAATGGGCAACCCAAACTCGAGCTTGCGACCAACTCCGACAGCATTCCCGCCAAGCTGAAGGTCCAGCATTTTCCCAAGACACTGGCGCCGGGAATGCGCGTGACCATCAAAGGCAAACTTGCTGCTCAGATGTTTCTGGAACTGAAAGACGCCGAGGTGCTGAAGGTTGACGGGCCTCCTCCCACGGAAGTGACTGCCGAAGCGTTTGGAGCCGAGCATGGTGATCCGGCCAAACTGACTCAGACCAATCAAGAGCTTTCCGGCAAGTGGATGGTCCTTACGGGCAAGATCTTGGAGGTGCAAGGGAGTGGCAACTTCGCCATTCTGGAAACAGGCACGGAGCCCAAAGCGTATGTGGCGTTGAATCTCTCGCAAACTCTCAAGAAGCAATTGCGAGTCGGACAGACGTTGGTCACGCTCGTGAAGTTCTCGCGTAACAATGGCCGGTACCTGAGTTTCGAAGACGGCGTGCTGTGCGCCGCATTGCCGGAAGTGCAGCCGGTGAAGATCGCGCCGCCGCGCAAGACCCCGTCGGCAGTTCCGCCGGTTCCCGCTGCTTATACCCTCGAGCCGATCACGATCGGACCCGAAGTGGCCGTGGACGATGCCTGGGAAAAAATGGTCGCTCACTACGGCAACAACCGCGTCGGCCAGGTCGTGCTCCATTTCAACGATGGCCCAGCGCCTCCGCAAACAGCCGATTGGCTGCGAGGAATAGCCCCTTTCCTAGCGACGCCCGGACTCAAACAATCGTCGTATGTCAACCTGCAGGATAATACGGCCACGCTCATCGTCGGCCCGGTGCGGGACATGCGTAGTAAGTTCGGAATTCTCTTTATCTGGGATCCTCCGGGCAGGCGACAGTTCGATTCCAAGACGCGCACTTGGAATTGGGAAGAGTTGCCGACCAGCTTCATTCCGCCACCGCCCGGCAGTCCGGAAGAAAAGGATGCCTTGGCAAAAATCGCGGAGACACTCTCCACGTCGATGAACTTTGACGCGCGAGTTAAAGCGCGACGTCGCCTGGAGAATTTTCGCAGTCCAGCAGCTGCTGCTACTTACTGCACGTTGATGATCGATGCGTTAGGCGAGGAAAAAGAAGGGGCGTTCCAATATCTCTACGAGCTGAAAGCCATGGGACCGCAAGGAGAGCGGTGCGTTTTGGATTGGCTACCAGCGGGGGAGGAAAAGGGTAAGTTGCAAAAGGCAAGCATCATCGCCGAACTGGGCGAGTTCGGCGACGCTGCGACTGCCGAGCTACTGCCGAAGCTGACCACGCTCCCTCCTGAAGCCCTGGAAGCAGCGCAGGCGGCAATCGCGAAAATTGAAAAGCGCCAACAAGTAGCGCTGGCCACCGAAGCGCGAGCTCGCCAGGATGATGAAAATCCTCACCCGCCCGCGATCACCAAGGATGTTTCCCTGACGATCAACGCGCGCACTCTGCGGGAAGCCTTGGACTCGAACTGGAAAGATATTTTCGACAAGTACAACGGCCGAATCGTGGAAGTCTCGGGCGAGCTCGAGCGAGTGGACTACGACTACCGCACAGCGGAGCCCACCCTCAATTTCCGGACGAATACCGACATCCCGATCAGTGCGAGACTCCCTGGAAAGCATCACTTGAAGACAGTCGCGCCCGGTATGCGCGTCACGATCAAAGGCAAAGCCGTGCAGGGGGAATCCTATCTCTACCTCAAGGAATCGGACGTCGTGAAGTCCGAGGAGCCGCCTCCCCCCGTCATGACCGCCGAAGCACTCGGGAGCTTCTTTGCCGATCCAAATCAGCGTGCAGAGAGGAACAAAAAGTATGCGGACAAGTGGGTGGTCATCACCGGCAAGGTTTTGAATGCGAAAGGACCCTTCACGATCCTGGAAACCGGTACGCGGGCCAACGCCCAACTTTCGTGGTCACTTGCAGACGAGTTGAGGAAAGACCTGAAAGAGGGCCAAACCTTAACCGTGCTAGGCCAATTTCGGCAACACACTGGCAGACAGCTGATCGTCGAGAATTGCGTGCTTTGCGCAGCTCCACAGGATCCGTAG